A stretch of Malus sylvestris chromosome 11, drMalSylv7.2, whole genome shotgun sequence DNA encodes these proteins:
- the LOC126588583 gene encoding probable serine/threonine-protein kinase PBL23 → MNCFQCCMSEEKITRKSLKKSIKEYHDTKTLASFANISFKTDSSRRKYIAEEIAKVGKGNISAQIFAFRELCVATNNFHPDKLIGEGGFGRVYKGKLDGTEQVVAVKQLDRNGFQGNREFLVEVLILSLLHHPYLVNLVGYCADGDQRILVYEYMANGSLEDHLLDLAPGKKPLAWNTRMKIAAGAAKGLEYLHEQANPPVIYRDFKASNILLDENFNPKLSDFGLAKLGPTGGKTHVSTRVMGTYGYCAPEYALTGQLTTKSDIYSFGVVFLEIITGRRVIDNNRPTEEQNLVTWAQPLFKDRRKFTLMVDPLLEGKYHIKGLYQALAVAAMCLQEEAATRPLISDVVTALEYLAVDGEADDTNGDGNV, encoded by the exons ATGAATTGCTTCCAATGTTGCATGTCAGAAGAGAAAATCACCAGGAAGTCGTTAAAAAAGAGTATCAAGGAATACCATGACACCAAAACTTTAGCCTCTTTTGCTAACATTTCCTTCAAAACAG ACAGCAGCAGGAGGAAGTACATAGCCGAAGAGATAGCAAAGGTTGGCAAAGGAAATATTTCGGCTCAGATTTTTGCTTTCCGGGAACTTTGTGTTGCAACTAACAACTTCCATCCAGACAAATTGATAGGCGAAGGCGGTTTTGGGAGGGTTTACAAAGGGAAACTTGATGGCACAGAACAA GTTGTTGCTGTTAAGCAACTAGACAGGAATGGATTCCAAGGAAACAGAGAGTTCCTTGTAGAAGTTTTGATATTAAGTCTTCTTCACCATCCCTACCTCGTCAATTTGGTTGGGTATTGCGCGGACGGCGATCAGAGGATTTTGGTGTATGAGTACATGGCGAATGGATCCCTAGAGGACCATCTTCTTG ATTTAGCTCCAGGAAAAAAGCCCTTGGCTTGGAATACTAGGATGAAAATTGCAGCAGGGGCAGCAAAAGGACTTGAATACTTGCACGAACAAGCGAATCCCCCTGTGATATACCGGGatttcaaagcatccaacataCTTTTGGATGAGAACTTCAATCCAAAACTCTCGGATTTTGGTCTTGCAAAGTTAGGTCCAACTGGGGGTAAGACTCATGTATCCACCAGGGTGATGGGAACCTATGGCTATTGTGCACCTGAATATGCACTCACAGGGCAGTTGACAACGAAATCCGACATTTACAGCTTTGGAGTTGTGTTTTTGGAGATAATCACAGGACGGAGAGTCATAGACAATAACAGACCAACTGAGGAGCAGAATTTAGTTACTTGG GCACAACCATTATTTAAAGACAGAAGGAAGTTTACATTAATGGTAGATCCATTGCTAGAAGGGAAGTACCATATCAAGGGTCTTTACCAAGCTCTTGCTGTTGCAGCAATGTGTCTCCAAGAAGAGGCTGCTACACGACCGCTGATCAGTGACGTTGTAACGGCGTTAGAGTATTTAGCCGTAGATGGTGAAGCAGATGATACGAATGGTGATGGAAATGTCTGA